The Irregularibacter muris genomic interval GATCAATAAATTCTGGAAGCAACATCAATTGGACATTGAAAGCAATGTACAATTTGGTGAAGGGGGTGCAGGGACATTTTCCGACGGAAAGCTCACGACACAAATCAACGATAAAAGATGTCGTATGATATTAGAGGAATTTATAGAGATGGGGGCCCCAGAAAAAATATTATATGAGAGTAAACCTCATATAGGAACCGATATACTTAAAAGTGTAGTTAAAAACATAAGGGAAGAAATTATTGCCCATGGTGGAGAGGTGAGATTTACAGCTAAAGTAACCGATCTTATTATAAAAGATGGGAATATAGATGCCCTCATCATTAATGATAATGAAAAGCTCTCCTGTCAGGTGGTTTTGCTAGCAATTGGTCATAGTGCGCGGGACACTTTTGAGATGCTGCATAATAAAGGTATGGTTATGACCCAGAAACCTTTTTCCATAGGTGTTCGCATTGAGCACCCTCAAGATATGCTGGATAAAGCACAATACGGTGAATTTGCCAAGCATCCGGGATTGGGAGCTGCTGATTATAAACTTTCCTATCATTCCAAAAAAAATGGAAGGTCAGCCTATACATTTTGTATGTGTCCGGGAGGATATGTAGTGGCTGCTGCCTCAGAGGAAAGAGGCATTGTAACTAATGGTATGAGTGAATATAAAAGGGATGGGGCAAATGCCAATTCAGCGCTGCTAGTAGGGGTTAAACCATCAGATTTTCAAAGTGATCATCCTTTGGCAGGTATTGATTTTCAGAGGAAGTGGGAAGGCCTAGCTTTTAAGATTGGTGGAGAAAATTATCGAGCTCCAGCTCAGTTGACGGGGGATTTTCTTGCCAATCGACCTAGCAATAAATGGGGGAGTGTGCAGCCTACCTATAAACCAGGGGTTACTTTTGCCCAGCTAAAAGATTGCTTACCTGATTATGTGATAGAAACACTTAAAGAAGCCATCATGCATTTTAATACAAAAATCAAAGGCTTTGCCATGCCAGATAGTATTTTAACAGGGGTTGAAACGAGAAGTTCTTCGCCCATTAGAATAAATCGAGATGAAGATTATCTATCCAATATAGGGGGTATCTACCCTGTGGGAGAAGGAGCAGGATATGCTGGTGGAATAATGTCCTCTGCAGTTGATGGATTTAAAATAGCAGAAAAAATTATGGAAAAATATGCGCCTCTAAAGCAGAAGTAAAACCCATGACCTATTTCACCATAGGAGAGCATCCTATGACTTCGGTACCTCCTGTTCTATGAACTACTTAAGACACTAGGCTATAGAGAAGGATTGTCATAGGTGTGTGGATCTTTGGAGGAAAACTATGATATCATTAAAGGTAAATCATCAGAATAGAGGGGTGCTTGCATGCAAAATATCCTTTTGATTTTATTGTTACAATTGGTCTATGTGCCTATCTTGACCTTGCGAACAATATTTCTTGTAAAAAACATGACCTTGATTGCCGCTGCTTTTGGCTTCATAGAGTCATTAATCTATGTATTTGGCTTATCCCTTGTGTTTAATGGGGAACAAGAAACAGTGGCACTAA includes:
- a CDS encoding NAD(P)/FAD-dependent oxidoreductase, translating into MIRISNVKMGLDKVVNSDTEKQALESIILSKLKISKKELGSFKIFKKSIDARKKNKIIFVYTVDVNLHYEESILRKYGSKEITQTPDLSYKWGGLGTEDMTHRPVVIGLGPAGLFAGLILAKKGYNPIILERGEDVDNRTSKINKFWKQHQLDIESNVQFGEGGAGTFSDGKLTTQINDKRCRMILEEFIEMGAPEKILYESKPHIGTDILKSVVKNIREEIIAHGGEVRFTAKVTDLIIKDGNIDALIINDNEKLSCQVVLLAIGHSARDTFEMLHNKGMVMTQKPFSIGVRIEHPQDMLDKAQYGEFAKHPGLGAADYKLSYHSKKNGRSAYTFCMCPGGYVVAAASEERGIVTNGMSEYKRDGANANSALLVGVKPSDFQSDHPLAGIDFQRKWEGLAFKIGGENYRAPAQLTGDFLANRPSNKWGSVQPTYKPGVTFAQLKDCLPDYVIETLKEAIMHFNTKIKGFAMPDSILTGVETRSSSPIRINRDEDYLSNIGGIYPVGEGAGYAGGIMSSAVDGFKIAEKIMEKYAPLKQK